In Drosophila simulans strain w501 chromosome X, Prin_Dsim_3.1, whole genome shotgun sequence, one DNA window encodes the following:
- the LOC6726282 gene encoding uncharacterized protein LOC6726282 isoform X5, whose translation MNSNSCSDSSNESMVNPPYIQMNFGQQAQQQQSHQHQQQQQERYVWEMRTRSPNVTPASTVLNSPDLNGELSYVPLQGLSPSGGGVQGSGSYGSNAGRDSGGYYYQRPQLHQIRLGRSPGSQFETRDVLPQGLASPGSPTDVGKADGQCLRDGEIVVFDDIDTNWMNKASSGQRPGSNEDVLKVTKMIGQLPIAEYEGSPRRFGSQPNTNTITMGGPRKRPPGFPQRVSPTTSAANNATAPAKASVGNLIDLVDHEEERSGTLREKTPTFDYLYEFSETRKVLEEFFKANPEDEKRYTDYTTESGDDVASSQPQEYPATPMEQAYIGQRLARIPKDELYMVHRSPTKKPPSDQNPATAYQEHNDIELYIDSNSRSSGDLADTELEANLRRHSRNFTLSPETTDYDSNCGDLDSLSNDINCPTDFGKLYTSMPVLEDGLSSGHASDTENNASVVCDKQHSSQSQPVHENNGNGERLDTDYNVMSASLATLTTDASQSALISDFASLPMPPAPPPSSPPQIEIADASESMTMAPDADNPLDSHYGAVYAAALGGTHTEKSAGSGLGVTPVTGGGSLPSQAASEIQEAMKEIRSALQRAKTQPEKLKFCDEVLPTDPDSPVWVPRKGTTVSAAQGAAADEEPDTDLETDRLLGQQRHDEQDFFADQTLADNNANEGTDIASNGHLNGTSDNNNPNPMNTTKPQTYSTATIRQGIGTSLTPNSPDICQIVGTTDISISSPEKLQFTKSPTGSIKSLKDSANSDKKAKSRNKEVLIEGVLFRARYLGSTQLVCEGQPTKSTRMMQAEEAVSRIKALAPEGESQPSTEVDLFISTEKIMVLNTDLKEIMMDHALRTISYIADIGDLVVLMARRRFVPNSVVDPSITSPLGDVPTPGIGEEESPPKEPLSKHNRTPKMICHVFESDEAQFIAQSIGQAFQVAYMEFLKANGIENESLAKEMDYQEVLNSQEIFGDELEIFAKKELQKEVVVPKAKGEILGVVIVESGWGSMLPTVVIANLMSSGAAARCGQLNIGDQLIAINGMSLVGLPLSTCQSYIRNAKNQTAVKFTVVPCPPVVEVKILRPKALFQLGFSVQNGVICSLLRGGIAERGGVRVGHRIIEINNQSVVAVPHDTIVKLLSSSVGEILMKTMPTSMFRLLTGQETPIYI comes from the exons ATGAACTCAAACTCCTGCAGTGACAGCAGTAACGAGTCCATGGTCAATCCACCGTACATACAGATGAACTTTGgccagcaggcgcagcagcagcaatcgcatcagcaccagcagcagcagcaggagcgtTATGTGTGGGAGATGCGAACCCGTAGCCCAAATGTGACGCCAGCCAGCACGGTGCTCAATTCGCCGGATCTCAATGGCGAGCTGTCCTACGTTCCGCTGCAGGGTCTTTCGCCATCGGGCGGAGGTGTTCAGGGATCCGGCAGCTATGGTTCCAATGCGGGACGCGATTCTGGCGGCTATTACTACCAGCGACCGCAGCTGCATCAAATCCGACTGGGTAGGAGTCCGGGCAGCCAGTTTGAGACACGTGATGTCCTGCCACAG GGATTGGCCAGCCCCGGCTCACCAACGGATGTGGGCAAGGCGGACGGTCAGTGCCTGCGTGATGGTGAGATCGTGGTGTTCGACGACATCGACACCAACTGGATGAACAAGGCATCGAGTGGCCAGCGTCCAGGCAGCAATGAGGATGTCCTCAAGGTGACCAAAATGATTGGACAGCTGCCAATAGCCGAGTACGAGGGTTCACCGCGACGATTTGGCAGTCAACCGAATACAAATACCATTACCATGGGTGGTCCTAGAAAACGTCCGCCGGGTTTCCCGCAAAGAGTTTCGCCCACCACCAGTGCCGCTAATAATGCGACTGCCCCGGCAAAAGCATCTGTGGGCAACCTTATCGATCTGGTCGACCACGAGGAAGAGCGTTCCGGGACGCTTCGCGAGAAAACACCTACTTTCGACTACCTGTACGAATTCTCAGAGACCAGAAAGGTGCTGGAGGAGTTCTTCAAGGCGAATCCGGAGGACGAAAAGCGGTACACAGATTACACCACGGAAAGTGGAGACGATGTCGCTAGTTCG CAGCCACAAGAGTACCCAGCTACGCCCATGGAGCAGGCATATATAGGACAGCGGCTGGCGAGAATACCCAAAGATGAGCTCTACATGGTTCACCGGTCGCCTACTAAGAAGCCA CCCAGTGACCAGAATCCAGCGACGGCCTACCAGGAGCATAATGATATTGAGCTGTATATTGATTCGAATAGCCGAAGCAGCGGCGATTTGGCGGACACCGAACTGGAGGCAAATCTGCGCCGACACTCCCGAAACTTTACCCTGTCACCCGAGACGACGGATTACGATTCGAATTGCGGTGATTTGGACAGTCTGTCTAACGACATTAACTGCCCCACGGATTTTGGTAAACTGTATACGAGCATGCCTGTCCTAGAAGATGGCCTAAGCAGTGGCCACGCCTCCGATACGGAGAACAACGCATCCGTGGTGTGTGACAAGCAGCACTCGTCCCAATCTCAGCCCGTCCACGAGAACAACGGTAATGGCGAGCGGCTGGATACCGACTACAATGTGATGAGCGCCAGCTTGGCCACACTGACCACAGATGCCTCGCAATCGGCGCTGATAAGCGACTTCGCCTCACTGCCCATGCCCCCGGCTCCGCCTCCATCATCGCCACCCCAAATCGAGATCGCCGATGCAAGTGAATCCATGACCATGGCGCCAGATGCTGATAATCCACTGGACAGTCACTACGGTGCGGTTTATGCAGCAGCTTTGGGAGGTACTCACACAGAGAAGTCAGCGGGATCAGGACTGGGGGTGACACCAGTAACTGGGGGAGGATCTTTGCCATCGCAGGCTGCTTCGGAAATCCAGGAGGCCATGAAGGAGATACGTTCCGCGTTGCAGCGTGCTAAAACGCAGCctgaaaaactgaaattcTGTGACGAAGTGCTGCCCACGGATCCAGATTCACCGGTTTGGGTTCCACGCAAGGGGACGACGGTCTCCGCGGCCCAAGGTGCGGCGGCGGATGAGGAACCAGACACCGACCTGGAAACAGATCGCCTGTTGGGTCAGCAGAGGCACGATGAGCAGGATTTCTTCGCCGATCAG ACCCTGGCTGATAACAATGCCAATGAGGGCACGGATATTGCCAGCAATGGGCACCTGAATGGCACGTCCGACAACAACAATCCGAATCCAATGAATACTACCAAGCCGCAAACCTACTCGACGGCCACCATTCGACAAGGCATCGGCACCTCGCTGACACCCAATTCGCCGGACATCTGTCAGATCGTGGGCACGACCGACATCTCCATAAGCTCGCCGGAAAAACTGCAGTTCACCAAAAGTCCCACGGGCTCTATTAAATCCCTGAAGGACTCTGCCAACTCGGACAAGAAGGCCAAATCGCGGAACAAAGAGG TTCTCATTGAGGGCGTGTTGTTTCGGGCCAGATACCTTGGATCCACTCAACTTGTTTGCGAGGGTCAGCCGACCAAGTCGACCAGAATGATGCAGGCTGAGGAGGCCGTTTCCAGGATCAAG GCTTTG GCTCCCGAGGGCGAAAGTCAGCCGAGCACTGAAGTGGACCTGTTCATATCAACCGAAAAGATAATGGTGCTTAACACGGATCTCAAGGAGATCATGATGGACCATGCGCTGCGAACTATATCCTATATAGCCGACATTGGCGATCTGGTTGTGCTGATGGCTCGTCGCCGATTCGTACCGAACAGTGTTGTGGATCCATCGATCACCAGTCCATTAGGTGATGTTCCCACTCCGGGCATAGGCGAGGAGGAGTCGCCGCCCAAAGAGCCACTCAGCAAGCACAATCGCACGCCCAAAATGATCTGCCACGTGTTCGAAAGCGATGAGGCGCAGTTCATAGCTCAATCCATTGGACAGGCCTTCCAG GTGGCCTACATGGAGTTCCTGAAGGCAAACGGCATCGAAAACGAGAGCCTGGCCAAAGAGATGGACTACCAGGAGGTGCTCAACAGCCAGGAGATTTTCGGTGACGAGCTGGAGATCTTTGCCAAAAAGGAGCTGCAAAAGGAGGTGGTTGTGCCGAAGGCCAAAGGCGAGATCCTAGGCGTGGTGATCGTAGAGAGTGGCTGGGGTTCCATGCTGCCCACCGTGGTGATAGCCAACCTGATGAGTTCCGGAGCAGCTGCCCGCTGCGGCCAGCTGAACATCGGTGACCAGCTGATCGCCATTAACGGCATGAGCCTGGTGGGACTGCCGCTGTCCACCTGCCAGAGCTACATACGCAATGCCAAGAACCAAACTGCCGTCAAGTTCACCGTTGTGCCCTGTCCGCCTGTCGTTGAGGTTAAGATCCTGCGTCCCAAGGCGCTGTTCCAGTTGGGTTTTAGTGTTCAAAATGGCGtg ATCTGCAGTCTTTTGCGTGGAGGAATCGCTGAGCGGGGCGGAGTACGCGTTGGCCACCGCATCATTGAGATTAACAACCAGAGCGTTGTGGCCGTGCCACACGATACCATTGTCAAGCTGTTGTCATCCTCAGTGGGCGAG ATCCTGATGAAGACAATGCCCACGTCCATGTTTCGTTTGCTCACCGGTCAAGAGACGCcaatctatatataa
- the LOC6726282 gene encoding uncharacterized protein LOC6726282 isoform X2 has translation MNSNSCSDSSNESMVNPPYIQMNFGQQAQQQQSHQHQQQQQERYVWEMRTRSPNVTPASTVLNSPDLNGELSYVPLQGLSPSGGGVQGSGSYGSNAGRDSGGYYYQRPQLHQIRLGRSPGSQFETRDVLPQGLASPGSPTDVGKADGQCLRDGEIVVFDDIDTNWMNKASSGQRPGSNEDVLKVTKMIGQLPIAEYEGSPRRFGSQPNTNTITMGGPRKRPPGFPQRVSPTTSAANNATAPAKASVGNLIDLVDHEEERSGTLREKTPTFDYLYEFSETRKVLEEFFKANPEDEKRYTDYTTESGDDVASSPQEYPATPMEQAYIGQRLARIPKDELYMVHRSPTKKPPSDQNPATAYQEHNDIELYIDSNSRSSGDLADTELEANLRRHSRNFTLSPETTDYDSNCGDLDSLSNDINCPTDFGKLYTSMPVLEDGLSSGHASDTENNASVVCDKQHSSQSQPVHENNGNGERLDTDYNVMSASLATLTTDASQSALISDFASLPMPPAPPPSSPPQIEIADASESMTMAPDADNPLDSHYGAVYAAALGGTHTEKSAGSGLGVTPVTGGGSLPSQAASEIQEAMKEIRSALQRAKTQPEKLKFCDEVLPTDPDSPVWVPRKGTTVSAAQGAAADEEPDTDLETDRLLGQQRHDEQDFFADQTLADNNANEGTDIASNGHLNGTSDNNNPNPMNTTKPQTYSTATIRQGIGTSLTPNSPDICQIVGTTDISISSPEKLQFTKSPTGSIKSLKDSANSDKKAKSRNKEGLLEPKVLIEGVLFRARYLGSTQLVCEGQPTKSTRMMQAEEAVSRIKALAPEGESQPSTEVDLFISTEKIMVLNTDLKEIMMDHALRTISYIADIGDLVVLMARRRFVPNSVVDPSITSPLGDVPTPGIGEEESPPKEPLSKHNRTPKMICHVFESDEAQFIAQSIGQAFQVAYMEFLKANGIENESLAKEMDYQEVLNSQEIFGDELEIFAKKELQKEVVVPKAKGEILGVVIVESGWGSMLPTVVIANLMSSGAAARCGQLNIGDQLIAINGMSLVGLPLSTCQSYIRNAKNQTAVKFTVVPCPPVVEVKILRPKALFQLGFSVQNGVICSLLRGGIAERGGVRVGHRIIEINNQSVVAVPHDTIVKLLSSSVGEILMKTMPTSMFRLLTGQETPIYI, from the exons ATGAACTCAAACTCCTGCAGTGACAGCAGTAACGAGTCCATGGTCAATCCACCGTACATACAGATGAACTTTGgccagcaggcgcagcagcagcaatcgcatcagcaccagcagcagcagcaggagcgtTATGTGTGGGAGATGCGAACCCGTAGCCCAAATGTGACGCCAGCCAGCACGGTGCTCAATTCGCCGGATCTCAATGGCGAGCTGTCCTACGTTCCGCTGCAGGGTCTTTCGCCATCGGGCGGAGGTGTTCAGGGATCCGGCAGCTATGGTTCCAATGCGGGACGCGATTCTGGCGGCTATTACTACCAGCGACCGCAGCTGCATCAAATCCGACTGGGTAGGAGTCCGGGCAGCCAGTTTGAGACACGTGATGTCCTGCCACAG GGATTGGCCAGCCCCGGCTCACCAACGGATGTGGGCAAGGCGGACGGTCAGTGCCTGCGTGATGGTGAGATCGTGGTGTTCGACGACATCGACACCAACTGGATGAACAAGGCATCGAGTGGCCAGCGTCCAGGCAGCAATGAGGATGTCCTCAAGGTGACCAAAATGATTGGACAGCTGCCAATAGCCGAGTACGAGGGTTCACCGCGACGATTTGGCAGTCAACCGAATACAAATACCATTACCATGGGTGGTCCTAGAAAACGTCCGCCGGGTTTCCCGCAAAGAGTTTCGCCCACCACCAGTGCCGCTAATAATGCGACTGCCCCGGCAAAAGCATCTGTGGGCAACCTTATCGATCTGGTCGACCACGAGGAAGAGCGTTCCGGGACGCTTCGCGAGAAAACACCTACTTTCGACTACCTGTACGAATTCTCAGAGACCAGAAAGGTGCTGGAGGAGTTCTTCAAGGCGAATCCGGAGGACGAAAAGCGGTACACAGATTACACCACGGAAAGTGGAGACGATGTCGCTAGTTCG CCACAAGAGTACCCAGCTACGCCCATGGAGCAGGCATATATAGGACAGCGGCTGGCGAGAATACCCAAAGATGAGCTCTACATGGTTCACCGGTCGCCTACTAAGAAGCCA CCCAGTGACCAGAATCCAGCGACGGCCTACCAGGAGCATAATGATATTGAGCTGTATATTGATTCGAATAGCCGAAGCAGCGGCGATTTGGCGGACACCGAACTGGAGGCAAATCTGCGCCGACACTCCCGAAACTTTACCCTGTCACCCGAGACGACGGATTACGATTCGAATTGCGGTGATTTGGACAGTCTGTCTAACGACATTAACTGCCCCACGGATTTTGGTAAACTGTATACGAGCATGCCTGTCCTAGAAGATGGCCTAAGCAGTGGCCACGCCTCCGATACGGAGAACAACGCATCCGTGGTGTGTGACAAGCAGCACTCGTCCCAATCTCAGCCCGTCCACGAGAACAACGGTAATGGCGAGCGGCTGGATACCGACTACAATGTGATGAGCGCCAGCTTGGCCACACTGACCACAGATGCCTCGCAATCGGCGCTGATAAGCGACTTCGCCTCACTGCCCATGCCCCCGGCTCCGCCTCCATCATCGCCACCCCAAATCGAGATCGCCGATGCAAGTGAATCCATGACCATGGCGCCAGATGCTGATAATCCACTGGACAGTCACTACGGTGCGGTTTATGCAGCAGCTTTGGGAGGTACTCACACAGAGAAGTCAGCGGGATCAGGACTGGGGGTGACACCAGTAACTGGGGGAGGATCTTTGCCATCGCAGGCTGCTTCGGAAATCCAGGAGGCCATGAAGGAGATACGTTCCGCGTTGCAGCGTGCTAAAACGCAGCctgaaaaactgaaattcTGTGACGAAGTGCTGCCCACGGATCCAGATTCACCGGTTTGGGTTCCACGCAAGGGGACGACGGTCTCCGCGGCCCAAGGTGCGGCGGCGGATGAGGAACCAGACACCGACCTGGAAACAGATCGCCTGTTGGGTCAGCAGAGGCACGATGAGCAGGATTTCTTCGCCGATCAG ACCCTGGCTGATAACAATGCCAATGAGGGCACGGATATTGCCAGCAATGGGCACCTGAATGGCACGTCCGACAACAACAATCCGAATCCAATGAATACTACCAAGCCGCAAACCTACTCGACGGCCACCATTCGACAAGGCATCGGCACCTCGCTGACACCCAATTCGCCGGACATCTGTCAGATCGTGGGCACGACCGACATCTCCATAAGCTCGCCGGAAAAACTGCAGTTCACCAAAAGTCCCACGGGCTCTATTAAATCCCTGAAGGACTCTGCCAACTCGGACAAGAAGGCCAAATCGCGGAACAAAGAGG GTCTCTTGGAACCTAAAGTTCTCATTGAGGGCGTGTTGTTTCGGGCCAGATACCTTGGATCCACTCAACTTGTTTGCGAGGGTCAGCCGACCAAGTCGACCAGAATGATGCAGGCTGAGGAGGCCGTTTCCAGGATCAAG GCTTTG GCTCCCGAGGGCGAAAGTCAGCCGAGCACTGAAGTGGACCTGTTCATATCAACCGAAAAGATAATGGTGCTTAACACGGATCTCAAGGAGATCATGATGGACCATGCGCTGCGAACTATATCCTATATAGCCGACATTGGCGATCTGGTTGTGCTGATGGCTCGTCGCCGATTCGTACCGAACAGTGTTGTGGATCCATCGATCACCAGTCCATTAGGTGATGTTCCCACTCCGGGCATAGGCGAGGAGGAGTCGCCGCCCAAAGAGCCACTCAGCAAGCACAATCGCACGCCCAAAATGATCTGCCACGTGTTCGAAAGCGATGAGGCGCAGTTCATAGCTCAATCCATTGGACAGGCCTTCCAG GTGGCCTACATGGAGTTCCTGAAGGCAAACGGCATCGAAAACGAGAGCCTGGCCAAAGAGATGGACTACCAGGAGGTGCTCAACAGCCAGGAGATTTTCGGTGACGAGCTGGAGATCTTTGCCAAAAAGGAGCTGCAAAAGGAGGTGGTTGTGCCGAAGGCCAAAGGCGAGATCCTAGGCGTGGTGATCGTAGAGAGTGGCTGGGGTTCCATGCTGCCCACCGTGGTGATAGCCAACCTGATGAGTTCCGGAGCAGCTGCCCGCTGCGGCCAGCTGAACATCGGTGACCAGCTGATCGCCATTAACGGCATGAGCCTGGTGGGACTGCCGCTGTCCACCTGCCAGAGCTACATACGCAATGCCAAGAACCAAACTGCCGTCAAGTTCACCGTTGTGCCCTGTCCGCCTGTCGTTGAGGTTAAGATCCTGCGTCCCAAGGCGCTGTTCCAGTTGGGTTTTAGTGTTCAAAATGGCGtg ATCTGCAGTCTTTTGCGTGGAGGAATCGCTGAGCGGGGCGGAGTACGCGTTGGCCACCGCATCATTGAGATTAACAACCAGAGCGTTGTGGCCGTGCCACACGATACCATTGTCAAGCTGTTGTCATCCTCAGTGGGCGAG ATCCTGATGAAGACAATGCCCACGTCCATGTTTCGTTTGCTCACCGGTCAAGAGACGCcaatctatatataa
- the LOC6726282 gene encoding uncharacterized protein LOC6726282 isoform X6, whose translation MNSNSCSDSSNESMVNPPYIQMNFGQQAQQQQSHQHQQQQQERYVWEMRTRSPNVTPASTVLNSPDLNGELSYVPLQGLSPSGGGVQGSGSYGSNAGRDSGGYYYQRPQLHQIRLGRSPGSQFETRDVLPQGLASPGSPTDVGKADGQCLRDGEIVVFDDIDTNWMNKASSGQRPGSNEDVLKVTKMIGQLPIAEYEGSPRRFGSQPNTNTITMGGPRKRPPGFPQRVSPTTSAANNATAPAKASVGNLIDLVDHEEERSGTLREKTPTFDYLYEFSETRKVLEEFFKANPEDEKRYTDYTTESGDDVASSQPQEYPATPMEQAYIGQRLARIPKDELYMVHRSPTKKPPSDQNPATAYQEHNDIELYIDSNSRSSGDLADTELEANLRRHSRNFTLSPETTDYDSNCGDLDSLSNDINCPTDFGKLYTSMPVLEDGLSSGHASDTENNASVVCDKQHSSQSQPVHENNGNGERLDTDYNVMSASLATLTTDASQSALISDFASLPMPPAPPPSSPPQIEIADASESMTMAPDADNPLDSHYGAVYAAALGGTHTEKSAGSGLGVTPVTGGGSLPSQAASEIQEAMKEIRSALQRAKTQPEKLKFCDEVLPTDPDSPVWVPRKGTTVSAAQGAAADEEPDTDLETDRLLGQQRHDEQDFFADQTLADNNANEGTDIASNGHLNGTSDNNNPNPMNTTKPQTYSTATIRQGIGTSLTPNSPDICQIVGTTDISISSPEKLQFTKSPTGSIKSLKDSANSDKKAKSRNKEVLIEGVLFRARYLGSTQLVCEGQPTKSTRMMQAEEAVSRIKAPEGESQPSTEVDLFISTEKIMVLNTDLKEIMMDHALRTISYIADIGDLVVLMARRRFVPNSVVDPSITSPLGDVPTPGIGEEESPPKEPLSKHNRTPKMICHVFESDEAQFIAQSIGQAFQVAYMEFLKANGIENESLAKEMDYQEVLNSQEIFGDELEIFAKKELQKEVVVPKAKGEILGVVIVESGWGSMLPTVVIANLMSSGAAARCGQLNIGDQLIAINGMSLVGLPLSTCQSYIRNAKNQTAVKFTVVPCPPVVEVKILRPKALFQLGFSVQNGVICSLLRGGIAERGGVRVGHRIIEINNQSVVAVPHDTIVKLLSSSVGEILMKTMPTSMFRLLTGQETPIYI comes from the exons ATGAACTCAAACTCCTGCAGTGACAGCAGTAACGAGTCCATGGTCAATCCACCGTACATACAGATGAACTTTGgccagcaggcgcagcagcagcaatcgcatcagcaccagcagcagcagcaggagcgtTATGTGTGGGAGATGCGAACCCGTAGCCCAAATGTGACGCCAGCCAGCACGGTGCTCAATTCGCCGGATCTCAATGGCGAGCTGTCCTACGTTCCGCTGCAGGGTCTTTCGCCATCGGGCGGAGGTGTTCAGGGATCCGGCAGCTATGGTTCCAATGCGGGACGCGATTCTGGCGGCTATTACTACCAGCGACCGCAGCTGCATCAAATCCGACTGGGTAGGAGTCCGGGCAGCCAGTTTGAGACACGTGATGTCCTGCCACAG GGATTGGCCAGCCCCGGCTCACCAACGGATGTGGGCAAGGCGGACGGTCAGTGCCTGCGTGATGGTGAGATCGTGGTGTTCGACGACATCGACACCAACTGGATGAACAAGGCATCGAGTGGCCAGCGTCCAGGCAGCAATGAGGATGTCCTCAAGGTGACCAAAATGATTGGACAGCTGCCAATAGCCGAGTACGAGGGTTCACCGCGACGATTTGGCAGTCAACCGAATACAAATACCATTACCATGGGTGGTCCTAGAAAACGTCCGCCGGGTTTCCCGCAAAGAGTTTCGCCCACCACCAGTGCCGCTAATAATGCGACTGCCCCGGCAAAAGCATCTGTGGGCAACCTTATCGATCTGGTCGACCACGAGGAAGAGCGTTCCGGGACGCTTCGCGAGAAAACACCTACTTTCGACTACCTGTACGAATTCTCAGAGACCAGAAAGGTGCTGGAGGAGTTCTTCAAGGCGAATCCGGAGGACGAAAAGCGGTACACAGATTACACCACGGAAAGTGGAGACGATGTCGCTAGTTCG CAGCCACAAGAGTACCCAGCTACGCCCATGGAGCAGGCATATATAGGACAGCGGCTGGCGAGAATACCCAAAGATGAGCTCTACATGGTTCACCGGTCGCCTACTAAGAAGCCA CCCAGTGACCAGAATCCAGCGACGGCCTACCAGGAGCATAATGATATTGAGCTGTATATTGATTCGAATAGCCGAAGCAGCGGCGATTTGGCGGACACCGAACTGGAGGCAAATCTGCGCCGACACTCCCGAAACTTTACCCTGTCACCCGAGACGACGGATTACGATTCGAATTGCGGTGATTTGGACAGTCTGTCTAACGACATTAACTGCCCCACGGATTTTGGTAAACTGTATACGAGCATGCCTGTCCTAGAAGATGGCCTAAGCAGTGGCCACGCCTCCGATACGGAGAACAACGCATCCGTGGTGTGTGACAAGCAGCACTCGTCCCAATCTCAGCCCGTCCACGAGAACAACGGTAATGGCGAGCGGCTGGATACCGACTACAATGTGATGAGCGCCAGCTTGGCCACACTGACCACAGATGCCTCGCAATCGGCGCTGATAAGCGACTTCGCCTCACTGCCCATGCCCCCGGCTCCGCCTCCATCATCGCCACCCCAAATCGAGATCGCCGATGCAAGTGAATCCATGACCATGGCGCCAGATGCTGATAATCCACTGGACAGTCACTACGGTGCGGTTTATGCAGCAGCTTTGGGAGGTACTCACACAGAGAAGTCAGCGGGATCAGGACTGGGGGTGACACCAGTAACTGGGGGAGGATCTTTGCCATCGCAGGCTGCTTCGGAAATCCAGGAGGCCATGAAGGAGATACGTTCCGCGTTGCAGCGTGCTAAAACGCAGCctgaaaaactgaaattcTGTGACGAAGTGCTGCCCACGGATCCAGATTCACCGGTTTGGGTTCCACGCAAGGGGACGACGGTCTCCGCGGCCCAAGGTGCGGCGGCGGATGAGGAACCAGACACCGACCTGGAAACAGATCGCCTGTTGGGTCAGCAGAGGCACGATGAGCAGGATTTCTTCGCCGATCAG ACCCTGGCTGATAACAATGCCAATGAGGGCACGGATATTGCCAGCAATGGGCACCTGAATGGCACGTCCGACAACAACAATCCGAATCCAATGAATACTACCAAGCCGCAAACCTACTCGACGGCCACCATTCGACAAGGCATCGGCACCTCGCTGACACCCAATTCGCCGGACATCTGTCAGATCGTGGGCACGACCGACATCTCCATAAGCTCGCCGGAAAAACTGCAGTTCACCAAAAGTCCCACGGGCTCTATTAAATCCCTGAAGGACTCTGCCAACTCGGACAAGAAGGCCAAATCGCGGAACAAAGAGG TTCTCATTGAGGGCGTGTTGTTTCGGGCCAGATACCTTGGATCCACTCAACTTGTTTGCGAGGGTCAGCCGACCAAGTCGACCAGAATGATGCAGGCTGAGGAGGCCGTTTCCAGGATCAAG GCTCCCGAGGGCGAAAGTCAGCCGAGCACTGAAGTGGACCTGTTCATATCAACCGAAAAGATAATGGTGCTTAACACGGATCTCAAGGAGATCATGATGGACCATGCGCTGCGAACTATATCCTATATAGCCGACATTGGCGATCTGGTTGTGCTGATGGCTCGTCGCCGATTCGTACCGAACAGTGTTGTGGATCCATCGATCACCAGTCCATTAGGTGATGTTCCCACTCCGGGCATAGGCGAGGAGGAGTCGCCGCCCAAAGAGCCACTCAGCAAGCACAATCGCACGCCCAAAATGATCTGCCACGTGTTCGAAAGCGATGAGGCGCAGTTCATAGCTCAATCCATTGGACAGGCCTTCCAG GTGGCCTACATGGAGTTCCTGAAGGCAAACGGCATCGAAAACGAGAGCCTGGCCAAAGAGATGGACTACCAGGAGGTGCTCAACAGCCAGGAGATTTTCGGTGACGAGCTGGAGATCTTTGCCAAAAAGGAGCTGCAAAAGGAGGTGGTTGTGCCGAAGGCCAAAGGCGAGATCCTAGGCGTGGTGATCGTAGAGAGTGGCTGGGGTTCCATGCTGCCCACCGTGGTGATAGCCAACCTGATGAGTTCCGGAGCAGCTGCCCGCTGCGGCCAGCTGAACATCGGTGACCAGCTGATCGCCATTAACGGCATGAGCCTGGTGGGACTGCCGCTGTCCACCTGCCAGAGCTACATACGCAATGCCAAGAACCAAACTGCCGTCAAGTTCACCGTTGTGCCCTGTCCGCCTGTCGTTGAGGTTAAGATCCTGCGTCCCAAGGCGCTGTTCCAGTTGGGTTTTAGTGTTCAAAATGGCGtg ATCTGCAGTCTTTTGCGTGGAGGAATCGCTGAGCGGGGCGGAGTACGCGTTGGCCACCGCATCATTGAGATTAACAACCAGAGCGTTGTGGCCGTGCCACACGATACCATTGTCAAGCTGTTGTCATCCTCAGTGGGCGAG ATCCTGATGAAGACAATGCCCACGTCCATGTTTCGTTTGCTCACCGGTCAAGAGACGCcaatctatatataa